One genomic segment of Sparus aurata chromosome 24, fSpaAur1.1, whole genome shotgun sequence includes these proteins:
- the LOC115576663 gene encoding oocyte zinc finger protein XlCOF26-like: MSNTVLDAVLKPEHQILTADVQQLSVSKEEDPPEQQEWSSGLDHEDPPELPHIKEEQEELWTNQEEADVINVTVKSEEHDEESSQLHQRQTEQVETADGDDCEGPEPDGNFDPESRLQPETDSEPDSYHSCDCESREPQSGLKSLQNNEVPVGEVDCNSGTASVSSECSSGSDHRGDQQKHNRVQTGAKEFSCSVCGKKYPRKKSLTTHMRIHSEEKCFSCSVCKKKFQWRAHVVMHMRIHTGEKPFCCHVCGKSFTQSSALTSHERVHTGEKPFTCSVCKASFNVKSTLSQHMRMHTGEKPFTCSFCDKTFAHKGTLTRHLNVHTAEKPFSCSVCGKKFAQKGTLRRHLTVHTGEKRFICGVCDKRFSQLSFLKKHKCVVESSRSK; this comes from the exons ATGTCCAACACAGTTCTGGACGCGGTTCTGAAGCCTGAGCATCAGATACTCACAGCAG ACGTCCAGCAGCTGTCAGTGAGTAAAGAAGAGGAtcctcctgagcagcaggagtggagctCCGGGCTGGACCATGAGGACCCGCCAGAGCtgccacacattaaagaggaacaggaggaactctggaccaATCAGGAGGAGGCTGATGTCATCAACGTCACTGTGAAGAGTGAAGAACATGATGAAGagtcctcacagcttcatcagagacaaactgaacaggtggaaacagctGATGGAGACGACTGTGAAGGACCAGAACCAGACGGGAACTTTGATCCAGAGAGTCGTTTACAACCTGAGACCGACTCTGAACCTGATTCTTATCACAGTTGTGATTGTGAGTCCAGGGAACCGCAGTCAGGTTTAAAGTCTCTGCAGAACAATGAAGTACCTGTAGGTGAAGTGGATTGTAATTCTGGGACAGCATCAGTTAGCTCTGAGTGTAGTTCTGGGTCGGACCACAGGGGAGATCAGCAGAAACACAACCGAGTCCAAACAGGAGCGAAAGAATTTAGCTGCTCAGTTTGTGGTAAAAAATACCCTCGGAAGAAATCTTTGACGACTCACATGAGAATTCACTCTGAAGAAAAATGTTTCAGCTGCTCAGTTTGTAAGAAGAAATTCCAGTGGAGAGCTCATGTTGTGATGCACATGAGGATCCACACCGGAGAGAAACCCTTCTGTTGTCACGTCTGCGGTAAAAGCTTCACACAGAGCTCAGCCCTGACTTCACACGAAAgagttcacacaggagagaaaccgttcaccTGCTCAGTTTGTAAAGCCAGTTTCAACGTCAAAAGCACTTTGTCCCAGCACATGAGGATGCACACGGGGGAGAAACCATTCACTTGTTCATTTTGTGATAAAACCTTTGCACACAAGGGAACTCTGACACGACACTTGAATGTCCACACGGCAGAGAAACCCTTCAGTTGTTCGGTTTGCGGTAAGAAATTTGCTCAGAAGGGAACTCTGAGGCGACACTTGAccgtccacacaggagagaagagattcatttgtggtgtttgtgataaAAGATTCAGTCAGCTCTcgtttctgaaaaaacacaagtgcGTCGTCGAGAGCAGCAGAAGTAAATGA